A stretch of Cucumis sativus cultivar 9930 chromosome 2, Cucumber_9930_V3, whole genome shotgun sequence DNA encodes these proteins:
- the LOC101204800 gene encoding cytochrome P450 89A2, with translation MGIWFIILVSLCISTLLITSIFTHFRSSTKLPPCPPSFPIITHFQWLCKSPLQIESLLHSFFAKYGPVITLPIGNRPAIFIADRSIAFKALVINGALFADRPPTLPMTKIVSSNQHNINSAPYGPLWRLLRRNLTSKILHPSRISSYTKARKWVLDILFNRLHSHSEFGNPVLFMEHFQYAMFCLLVLMCFGDRLDESKIREIENVERALILSFSPFDILNFWPKLTKILFRKRWEMLIQLRRNQEKVLIPLIEARRKVNQNRVNRAHTEEEEEFAISYVDTLLDLELSHEDNRKLTNEEIVTICSEFLVGGTDTTCTALQWTMANIVKNPEIQHKLFSEMKEVMGDGPGKEVKEEDLEKIPYLKAVVLEGLRRHPPGHFVLPHTVTEDTVLENYVIPKNGTVNFMVAEMGWNSKVWEDPMEFKPERFMKGGGGGVEFDITGSKEIKMMPFGIGRRMCPGFELAILHMEYFIGNLIWKFEWKEVKGEEVSLSEKVAFTVVMEKPLKAKINPR, from the coding sequence ATGGGGATTTGGTTCATCATTCTCGTTTCCCTATGCATCTCTACTCTCTTGATCACCTCTATTTTTACCCATTTTCGAAGCTCCACAAAGCTTCCACCATGCCCACCTTCATTTCCCATCATCACTCATTTCCAGTGGCTCTGCAAATCCCCTCTCCAAATTGAATCTCTTCTCCACAGTTTCTTCGCCAAATATGGCCCTGTCATCACCCTCCCCATTGGCAATCGCCCCGCCATCTTCATTGCCGACCGCTCCATTGCCTTCAAGGCCCTCGTCATTAACGGTGCTCTCTTCGCCGATCGTCCACCCACCCTACCCATGACCAAGATCGTCTCTAGCAACCAACACAACATCAACAGCGCTCCTTACGGCCCACTCTGGCGCCTCCTCCGCCGCAATCTCACTTCCAAAATCCTTCATCCTTCCCGTATCAGTTCCTACACTAAAGCTCGCAAGTGGGTTTTGGATATTCTTTTCAATCGCCTCCACTCTCATTCTGAATTTGGAAACCCCGTCTTATTCATGGAGCACTTTCAGTACGCcatgttttgtttgttggtgCTAATGTGCTTTGGGGATAGACTTGATGAATCCAAGATTCGAGAAATCGAGAACGTGGAGCGAGCGCTTATATTGAGTTTTTCACCTTTCGACATTCTCAATTTTTGGCCTAAACTCACTAAGATTCTATTTCGAAAACGCTGGGAAATGCTTATCCAACTGAGAAGGAACCAAGAAAAGGTCCTAATTCCTTTGATTGAAGCTCGAAGGAAGGTCAATCAAAACAGAGTAAACAGAGCCCACacggaagaagaagaagaattcgCGATATCATATGTGGACACATTGCTCGATTTGGAGCTATCCCACGAGGACAATAGAAAGCTTACTAATGAGGAGATAGTCACCATATGCTCTGAGTTCCTCGTCGGGGGCACCGACACCACCTGCACGGCTCTGCAATGGACAATGGCGAATATTGTGAAAAACCCAGAAATCCAGCACAAGCTCTTCTCagaaatgaaagaagtaaTGGGAGATGGACCAGGGAAAGAGGTGAAGGAAGAAGACTTGGAGAAAATCCCATATCTAAAAGCTGTGGTTTTAGAAGGATTAAGAAGACACCCACCAGGACATTTCGTGCTACCACACACAGTGACAGAAGACACGGTGTTGGAAAATTACGTGATACCAAAGAATGGGACAGTGAATTTCATGGTAGCAGAGATGGGTTGGAATTCAAAAGTGTGGGAAGATCCGATGGAGTTTAAGCCGGAGAGGTTCATGAAAGGCGGAGGAGGAGGAGTTGAGTTTGATATAACAGGGAGCAAAGAGATAAAGATGATGCCATTCGGAATAGGGAGAAGGATGTGTCCTGGATTTGAACTAGCGATTCTTCATATGGAATATTTCATTGGGAACCTGATATGGAAGTTTGAATGGAAAGAGGTGAAGGGAGAGGAAGTTAGTCTGTCGGAGAAGGTGGCCTTCACGGTGGTTATGGAAAAGCCTCTTAAAGCCAAAATAAATCCCCGGTGA